One window of Schistocerca cancellata isolate TAMUIC-IGC-003103 chromosome 9, iqSchCanc2.1, whole genome shotgun sequence genomic DNA carries:
- the LOC126101531 gene encoding poly [ADP-ribose] polymerase tankyrase-1-like produces MAPTQEVMETTAVDLGALLDAGDGAVVTLVAGGTRLVAHRAVLADRSPVFGAMFRHDTLEANSSEVAVPDVEGPVLRQLVAYLYTLQAPQLPSLAPHLLAAADKYGVSALKARCEQLVAAQLSVETAAAAAVLAIRHSCTSLRQAAVNFIKANAVQVMTTQGWADAVRTQPEDIVTLGQLLADPPAETSAPASADGSGPQGDRGHTPATAAPPTASRTAPPPDDSAVSRLRRLPEKEKNSRLIRAVKEGSVGELQTLLAAGADVGATDEGESRCTSLHWAADKGHLKAVRCLVEGGADVDARTSGWQETPLHRAAVYGHEAVARLLLEAGAEADARNKRQSTPLHAAALGGHVAVVRLLLAATPYHSARDQWGRTPLHIAAMHGHADAASALLEAGADRLARNNDGETPLDLARKNNHQQLIDMLR; encoded by the exons ATGGCACCCACCCAGGAGGTTATGGAGACCACAGCCGTGGACCTGGGCGCCCTTCTGGACGCAGGGGACGGCGCAGTCGTCACACTGGTGGCGGGCGGCACCCGTCTCGTGGCGCACAGGGCCGTGTTGGCCGATAGAAGTCCCGTGTTTGGCGCCATGTTTCGCCACGACACACTGGAAGCCAACTCCAGCGAGGTCGCAGTCCCggacgtggagggcccggtgctgcGCCAGCTGGTCGCCTACCTCTACACCCTCCAGGCCCCTCAGCTGCCCAGCCTGGCCCCCCACCTGCTGGCAGCCGCTGATAAATACGGCGTGTCGGCCCTGAAGGCTCGGTGCGAGCAGCTCGTGGCCGCTCAGCTGTCCGTCGAGACTGCGGCGGCCGCAGCTGTTCTGGCGATCAGGCACTCCTGCACCAGCCTCAGGCAGGCCGCCGTTAACTTCATCAAGGCCAACGCCGTCCAGGTTATGACTACACAGGGCTGGGCTGACGCAGTGCGCACTCAGCCTGAAGACATCGTTACACTGGGTCAGCTGCTCGCGGATCCTCCAGCAGAAACCAG CGCGCCGGCCTCTGCAGACGGCAGTGGGCCGCAGGGAGACCGCGGCCACACCCCTGCCACTGCTGCGCCGCCCACGGCCAGCCGCACCGCTCCTCCGCCAGATGACTCTGCCGTCTCTCGCCTGCG GAGGCTTCCTGAAAAGGAGAAGAACAGCAGGCTGATCCGGGCTGTGAAGGAGGGTTCAGTCGGCGAGCTGCAGACGCTGCTGGCAGCTGGTGCTGACGTGGGGGCGACGGATGAGGGCGAGAGCAGGTGTACGTCCCTCCACTGGGCTGCAGACAAGGGACACCTGAAGGCAGTGAGGTGCCTGGTGGAGGGTGGAGCAGACGTGGACGCCAGGACCAGCGGCTGGCAGGAGACGCCCCTGCACAGGGCTGCAGTTTATGGCCACGAGGCTGTGGCGCGGCTGCTGCTGGAGGCAGGGGCGGAGGCTGATGCCAGGAACAAAAGGCAGAGCACTCCCCTGCATGCGGCTGCATTGGGAGGCCACGTggctgtggtgcggctgctgctgGCGGCCACTCCTTACCACAGCGCCAGGGATCAGTGGGGGCGAACGCCGCTGCACATTGCAGCTATGCACGGCCACGCAGACGCGGCATCTGCACTGCTAGAGGCTGGAGCCGACCGTCTGGCCAGGAATAACGACGGGGAAACCCCACTGGATCTCGCCAGGAAGAACAACCACCAGCAGCTGATAGATATGCTAAGGTGA